The candidate division WOR-3 bacterium genomic sequence CGCAATGGTATAGGTAATGGACTTTAAATCTTCAGAATAAACCCAAGATTCGGCAAGAGCGGGTCTAACTTTACCATCTGGTCTTTCGGAAATTAAAGGAGCAAATATTTGTTCAGTTACAGGTGAAAGCCCTGAAATAGAAGGATAGATTGGATTTAAACTTGATGGCTCTTCAAATAATGCTATTATTAGCATACCTCCTCTTTTATCAGAATAATGAAACTCTTCCATCCTCTGGCAACTTAATAAAATAATAAATAAAAGAGTTACAATAAACTTTTTCATTCTCTCCTCCTTTTAATATAATCTTAAGGAAAATATTTAATTAGTCAAGGGGATAGAATAGCATAATAGTTAACCCCAAAGCAGATGATTTACGCTTCAGAGAGGTCTCTCACAAAAAGAGATGAGATTTACAAAATTACGAGGTTATAAAAATATGCAACCCTTTGATAACTCAAAAAACGATTTGATATGGTAAGATATGCTAAAAAGAATCCATAGCCAAGGCAACTCGGATATTCAAAACAGAAAGATCCACTTTTTGCAAATAGCTTAAGAGACATGGCACACAGAAGATTTATAATCGTCCGAGAGCTTCAAAGAAAGTTTACAAAACTTCGGGATGTATAGAGGTTTTAATAGTGAAGAAACGCATTAGGTAAAATATCCACCAAAACATTAACGAGAGATTTTGGTATTCCAGTATATCATAAAACCGGAGGGAGAATTCTTCTCCAGAGAAAAGAGAATTTAGACGAAAATATACCAGAAAAGAAATAGCTTTTATAAAACAGAAATGGAACTCTTTTACTCAGATAGATATAAGATACCAATCATCTAGACAAGATTTTCATTTTATTTTTCTTTTATGAAAGCCCTGGGATTACCGAAATAAAGCATAGTACAAGATGTATAATCAAATGGGTTATATTTTACTCCTTACTCACAAAATATAAGTTTAGTTCATTCCTGTATATTTGGAAGGCTTTTATGTGAGTTCTTAAGCAGAGATAGGATAGGAGAATGATCTCGGAATGAGATGTAGAAACTCTTCATGCTATAATAGAAATAGAATTCTTTGATATAGAAGTTTTTAATTCGAAAGGACATTTTTCATAAAATCAATAATTATCTGTTCTTTTCAATACAATAGAAAGAGCCTAAAACAAGAAAGTAAAAACTCCATCGGATATACTGATTGAAAAATCTTGAAATTCTCCACTAGTTTTATTTTAGATCTTGATAACCTCTTGGAAAAGAAGATGGGGTTATCTTTAGATAGAAAGAGGACGTTGTGAATTACATCTTAAAATGTAAAACACTTGTCTTGGAATGTGTAAAATTAAACTTGGGGAAAGCATAAAATGAGTGATAAGAGAGTGCATAATAAAATTTAAAAGAATTTGGTAAAATAATCCCTTCATTAGAATTTATGTATACTCTGAGAGAAAACCATTCCCTGTTTCCTTCAACTAAGATATTCTAAAGTTATATTAAGCATTCTCCTTATTGGTTCTGCTGCTCCCCAAAGAAGTTGATCCCCTACTGTAAATCCTGCTAAATATTTAGGTCCTATATTCATTTTCCTAAGACGTCCAACAGGAACGGTTAACTTCCCTGAAACAGCTGCGGGAGTTAATTCTTTAATTGTATCCTCATAAGTATTTGGGACAAGTTTAACCCACTGGTGTGCTTCTCTAATCATATCCTCTATCTCAGATAGAGGAATATCTTTCTTTAACTTAATAGTGAATCCTTGAGAATGACATCTCATAGCTCCAATCCTAACACAAATTCCATCTACGGGAATAGGCTCTTTAGTTTTCAATATTTTGTTTGTCTCAGCCATTCCCTTCCACTCTTCCCTTGTCTGCCCATTTGCCATTGGAGAATCTATCCATGGGATTAGACTTGTAGCAAGCGGAACCTTGAATTCCTCTAAAGGAAGAGTGCCGTCTCTCAACTTTTGGGTTATAATGAAGTCCAACTCAAGGGCTGCAACTTGTGGTTTATCCAATAATTCCTTCACAGACTCACTAAGAGTAACCATCTGCTTTACAAGTTCTATCATATTCTTAGCTCCAGCCCCAGAAGCTGCTTGATAAGTCATAGAAGAAATCCATTCTACACAGTTATTCTTAAAAAGACCGCAAAGAGCCATAAGCATTAAACTTACAGTGCAATTCCCTCCAATATAGGAACGAATCCCGGTAGCAATGGACTCTTCTATTACTTCTTTATTAACAGGATCAAGAACAATAACAGAATCCTCCTCCATTCTTAGCTTAGAGGAAGAATCTATCCAAAAGCCTTTCCAACCATTTTTTCTTAATTCTGGATAAACCCTTCCGGTATAATCACTACCCTGACAACTAACAATAACATCCATCTTAGATAGAAGCTCAGTATTAAAAGCATCTTGAAGTTCTGGAACATCTATTCCAATTGAAGGGCCTTTTGCTCCAACCTGAGAGGTTGAAAAAAATAAAGGCTCAAAACCTTTAAAATCCCCTTCAGCCTTCATTCTCTCTAATAAAACTGAGCCTACCATTCCCCTCCAACCAACAAAACCTACCTTCACCATATTCATCTCCTATTCCAAAGAAAAGTATTAAATTTGTCCATTTTGTCAAGAACTCTGCCAATTCTTGTAAAAATCTCCTTGACAAACTTTTAAAATAAATTAATTATAAATCTATCTCTTCGGGGTTGGGTGAAATTCCCGACCGGCGGTAAAAGCCCGCGAGGAGAAAATCCCGATTCGGTGAAATTCCGAAGCCGACGGTTAAAGTCCGGATGGGAGAAGAGATTGGTTAAGCCCCCGAAGAGGGGGTTTTTTATATGAATAAATTGGATGAGTATTTTTTAAGAAAAACTTTTGAAATTGCAAAAAAGGGGGAAGGATTGGTCTCACCAAACCCTCTTGTAGGAGCTTGCGTTGTAAAAGAAGGAATTCTTGTTGGAGAAGGTTATCATCGTGGTCCAGGAACCCCTCATGCAGAAGTAGAAGCAATAAAAAAAGCAGGGGATAAAGCAAAAGGCGCAACTCTTTATGTTTCTCTTGAACCTTGCTCTCATTACGGAAATACCCCTCCTTGTGTTGAATTAATTGAAAAAAGCGGAATAAAAAGAGTTGTGGCTCCCATAAAAGATCCAAACCCTATTGTAAATGGAAAAGGCTTTAAGTTCTTGAAGAGAAAGGGGATCCAAATCACAACGGGACTTCTTGAAGAAGAAGCGAAAAAATTAAACCCTTTTTATTTGAAATATATAAAAACAGGAATACCCTATGTTATTCTTAAAGCTGCTCTTTCTCTTGATGGAAAGATTGGGAATCCTGAAAAAGGAATTTTCAAAATAACCTCTAAAGATTCTCTGAAAGAGGTGCATTACTATAGAAAAAAAGTAGATGCATTATTAATTGGTGTTAACACTGTCCTAATAGACAATCCCGAACTAACAGTTAGGTTTACAAAAGCAAAAAAACAACCCTTAAAAATAATAATAGATCCATATCTAAAATGCCCCAAAAATGCAAAAATTTTTAAAATTGGAGGAAAAGTAATAATTGTCACAACAATTAAAGAAGCAAAACAAAAATATCCTGAAGCTAAAGTATGGGTCTTTAAAGAAAAAAGGGGAGTAATAGATATAAGAGAAATTCTTAAGAAAGCTGGAGAAGAAAAAATAACTTCTATTATGGTGGAAGGAGGAAGCGAAACCTTCACTCACTTCATTAATTCTGGAGTGGTGGACAAATACCTTCTTTTCTACTCTCCTTCTCTTATAGGGGAAGGAATCCCTTTCGTCAAAAGCGTAAAAAAGAGAATCTTCTTGGATTTAAATACAAAAAAAATTGGAAGAGATATTCTTTTGGAGTCAGAATAATGTTTACGGGTCTAATCAAAAATCTAATAAAGCTTGATAGAATAGAAAAAGAAAACGGATTTATATCTCTTTATTTAAAATTACCATTTCCAGCTGCAATTGGAGATAGTGTCGCAATTAACGGAGTTTGCCTTAGTATTTCAAAAATAATAGGGAAAACATCAATCTTTCAGGCTACAGAAGAAACGATCTCCCGAAGTAATATCTCAAGACTTTCTTCGGGAGAATGGGTAAACATAGAACCTTCTATGAAAATGGAAGATTTATTCCATGGACATCTTGTTTATGGACATATTGATGGTGTTGGAAAAATTATTAATATAAGGAAAAAACCTTCATCCTATATCTTCACAATTGAATATCCCAAAGAACTCTCCCCTTTTATAGCAGAAAAGGGAAGTATTGCACTTGATGGAGTATCCCTTACGGTTTCAAAAGTTGAAAAAGAAACTTTTGAAGTTGTTATTATCCCCCATACTTTACAAAAAACAAACTTCCAGTATAAAAGAATTGGAGATTATCTCAATATTGAAATTGACCCAATAGCGCGTTATTTAAGTAAAATAATGGAGAAAAAATGAAAAAGTTAAGTTCAATAGAAGAAATACTTGACGATGTAAAAAAAGGTAAGCCCATAATTCTTGTTGACGACGAAGATAGAGAAAATGAAGGAGATTTTGTTGTAGCTTCCGAAAAAGTAACGCCAGAGATAATAAACTTTATGGCAAAAGAAGGAAGGGGGCTAATTTGTGTTTCTTTACCTGAGAAAAGATTATTAGAACTTGAACTTCCTTTAATGACAACTAATATAACAGCTCGTCATGGAACTGCTTTTGCAATATCCGTGGATGCTAAAGAAGGAACAACCACTGGAATAAGTGCCTTTGATAGAGCCCTTACAATTAAGAAACTAATAGATCCTAAAACAAAACCTTCGGATCTATCAAGACCAGGGCATGTCTTTCCAATAATGGCGAGGGAAGGAGGCTCTTTAAGAAGAGCAGGACATACTGAAGCAGGAGCTGATATTGCAAAAATTGCGGGATTTTATCCTTCCGCTGTAATATGTGAAATAATGGACGAAAATGGAGAAATGGCAAGACTTCCAAGGCTTTTAGAAATTGCAAAAAAACACGATCTTAAAATAACAACGGTAAAGAGTGTTATAGAGTATAGACAAAAGAGAGAAAAACTTGTTATAAGAGAGTTAGAAGTTGATTTCCCAACTCTTTATGGAAGATTTAAATTAATACCCTATACAACCAAAATAGATGACAAGGTTCATCTAGCCCTCGTAAAAGGTGATGTTGCAGGGAAAAAGAATGTTGTTGTTCGTGTTCACTCAGAATGTTTAACTGGTGATACTTTGCGTTCTTTACGTTGTGACTGTGGAGGACAACTAGTAAATGCCCTCAAAATAATCGGAAAAGAAGAAAGAGGTGTTTTTTTGTATATGAGACAGGAAGGAAGAGGCATCGGATTACTTAATAAATTAAAAGCTTATAAACTTCAAGATGAAGGCTACGACACAGTAGAAGCAAACATAGAGTTAGGATTTAAAACAGACCTCCGGGATTATGGGATAGGAGCTCAAATTCTTAAAGATCTTGGGCTTTCATCTATTAGACTCTTGACAAACAACCCAAGAAAAATAGTAGGTCTTGAAGGATATGGGCTTAAAGTGGTAGAAAGAATCCCGTTAGAAGTCGAACCAACCGAAGAAAACATTAAATATCTAAAAACAAAGAAACAAAAACTTGGTCACACTCTTAAGAATGTATAAAGGAGGAGAAATGGAGTATAAAGGATTAATAAAAGGAAAAGGAGTAAAAATAGCAATTGTGATCTCAAGGTTCAATTCAAGAGTGACAAATCTTTTAAAAGAAGGAGCTCTTGATTGCCTTATTAGACATGAGGTTAAAGAAGAAGATATTGACATTTACTGGGTCCCAGGTTCTTTTGAGCTCCCAATGTTTCTTTCTAAACTTACAAAGATAGAAAAATATGATGGTTTTATTGTTCTTGGAGCTTTAATTAGAGGAGAAACCCCACACTTTGATTTCTTGGCAAATGAAACAACAAAAGGGATTGCAAAATTGGCTCTGGAAATACAAAAGCCTATTGGGTATGGTGTTATAACTGCCGATACTGAAGAACAAGCTTTAAGTAGAGCTGGGCTAAAAAGTGGAAATAAAGGATGGGATGCAGCTCTTTCAACTCTTGAAATGATAGATCTTTATAAAAACATTAAAAAATGAAACCGGGAAGTAGAAGACTTGGAAGAATCCTTGCTGTCCAAGCTCTTTATCCTGCAAGAATAGATCTTAAATTCTCATCTGATAATCTCGAGAAAGTTCTCAGCTTAAACAACGAAAAATACAGTGAAGAAGCTGTAAATTTTGCAAAGACATTACTAAAACTTGCAGAGGAACATTTAGATGAAGCAGATACATTAATAAAATCTGTGCTTGAAAACTGGGAATGGGATCGTCTATGTGCAATTGATAGAACAATTCTTGGAATTGCAGTTTTGGAACTTCTCTATTTACCTGATGTTCCACCCAAGGTCGTTATAAATGAAGCAATTGAAATTGCGAAAGAATACTCAACAGAGAAATCCGGAATATTTGTAAATGGAATTTTGGATTCTATAGCAAGAAAGAAAAATCTTTTATAAAAATGATATATGGCATAATTTCTGATATCCACGGAAACTTAGAAGCTCTTCTCTCTGTCCAAAAATACCTTGAATCTCATAGAGTTGAAAAGGTAATTTGCCTTGGAGACATCGTGGGTTATGGAGCAAATCCGAGAGAATGCATAAAAGTTGTAAAAAAGATTTCCCAAATTATCCTCGCTGGCAATCATGATTTTGCAGTTTGTGGGAAAACTCTAATAGAAGATTTTAATCCCTATGCAAAGGAAGCAGTTCTATGGAGTAGGGAAGTTTTAAACGAAGAAGAATTAATTTTTCTTGGAAATCTTCCATTTAAATATGAAGAAGATGATACAATTTTTGTGCATTCTTCCCTCCACCGTCCAGAAGCATGGAGATATCTTTTTGATCCAGTTGATACATATAAAGACTTTCAAATTATGGAAAAAAACACTCTTTTTGTAGGACATACTCATGTTCCAATAATTTTCGAGGATGATGGGATAAAAGTAAAAATGCTGAATTCTCCAGATTTATACTTATCACCAAACAATAAATATATTATAAATCCTGGAAGTGTAGGGCAACCAAGAGACAGAGATCCAAGAGCTTCCTTTATAATTTACAATTCAAAAGAAAGAAATATCAAAAGGATTAGAGTCGAATATAACATAAAAGAAGCTCAAAGAAAAATTAGAGAAGCTGGACTGCCAGAAATTCTTGCGACTCGTTTAGAATATGGAGGATAACTTAAATTATCTTATCCCTCTTGACATAATTAATTTATTAATTATTCTTAAGGGAAAAGGAGGCTGGATTAAATGAATAGAACTATACTAAGAATTCTGGATATTTTAATTATTGTCTCTTTTTTTGTTTTACTATATATCTTAATTGAACCGCAGTATCAAAACGCAAAAATAACAACAAAAAAGAGGAAACTACAGTCAAATATGTTCGTAGTAAAGGCAGCCATTGAAAGATATAGAGCTTTCCATAGCGGGGTTATACCTTCAAGAATAGAAGATATTTATGAAAATATGAAAACATTTGGGATCCCAACAAATCCCTATACGAATCAAAATTTGAGTTTATCTGATTTTAATAAATTTACTTATATTTCCATATCTCAAATAGAAGAAGTAGATACAAATAGCTTTCATGCAGAACAAAGAGGTAAACCTGGTGGCATAGGAATTGGCTTCTATTTCCCTCCGGTTCAAACCGATTCTCTTCCTCTAGGATACGGAATAATAGGTTTTGATTCGGAAGGAAAACCTCTTACTATAAAGGAAGGAGAAAAAGTCAGAGTCTTTGTCCTTACCGAATAATTCTTAAAAATCTTTGGAACTTTTAAGACCTGAAATCTTAGAAAAAATAAAAGCTCTTGACTTAAGAGCAAAAATAATTGTAAAAGGATTTCTTTCTGGTTTACATGAAAGCCCATACCACGGTTTTTCCTTAGAATTTAAAGAACATAGACCCTATTACAAGGGAGATCCTATAAACAAAATTGATTGGAAATTATATGGAAGAACAGAAAGATTTTTTCTGAAGAAATATGAAGCAGAAACAAACCTATCTGCCTTTCTCTTAGTAGATAAGAGCAACTCAATGAATTTCGGGGAAGAGATTTCCAAATTTCAATATACAAGAACTCTTGCCGCTTCTCTTGCTTATCTTTTGCTTCGACAAAACGACTCCGTTGGTCTTGTCTTATTTAGTGCAAAAATAGAATCTTTTATTCCTCCAAGAAGCCAGATGAATCATCTTACACATTTACTCTCTTCTTTAAGTAGAAACGAACCTTCTGGGAAAACTTCTCTTTGTGATGTAATTTTTGAGCTTTTATCTTTGGTAAAAAAAAGAGCTCTCTTCATTATATTTTCTGACCTTTTAGAAACTCCTTCAAACGTAACAAAAACTATCAATATAATGAGAGCGAAAAAACACGAAATTATTATTTTCCATATTCTTGACAGAAAAGAATTGGAGTTCCCATTTAGAAAAGAAGCCATCTTTAGGGATATGGAGGATCTTAAAACTTTATCCACTGATCCCAAAAGCATAAACTTGATGTATAAAGACAGATTTAAAAAATTCCTTGAAGCTTACAAATCAGGCTTTGCGCCCAAAAAAATTGATTATTCTCAGATTACAACTGACACTCCTTATGATTATGCTCTTGTTACATATCTCAAGAAAAGGAAGAGATTACTATGATTTTCCCTAATTTTCTTATTCTACTCCCTATAATAGCAATCCCAATAATAATTCACCTTTTAGGGAGAAAAAAATTAAAGAGAATAGATTTTCCAACTTTACTCTTTATTATAAAAAGTGAGGTAAAACTTATTAGGTGGATTCAATTAAAAAATCTTCTTTTACTTTTTCTACGGATAATTATCCTCGTATTTATTATCTTATCTGCAGGAGGAGTTAAGATACCTTTTTCTATTTTTGGTCCAGGAGAAATATTTCTCATAGATAAATCACCTTCTATGGAAAGGTTCACTTCACCGAAGAAAAATTCAATAATTATTCCTACAAATTTAGGGATTCCTCTTTTTCAAGAATACTTTAAAAAATACCCATTTGGTGTTTTAATAACTGATGCTCAGAGAAATGGATTTACAAAAATATTACAAGAAAGAACTAAATATCCAGGAATAAAAATAAAAAAGATTCCTTTACCAGAAGGAAATCTTGGAATAATAGAAGCCAAGACTGGGGCAAGTTTTGAAGAGGAAGAAACCCCTATATTCTTTAAAATACTTAACGAATATAAAGATGAAAGGAAAACAAAAGTTTTATTAAAATTGGATGGAAAGTTAATAAAAGAAGAACATAAATTTTTAAAAAGGGGAGAAAACGAATTCCTATTAACTTTCTCCACAAAAAGAGGTCTCCACGAATTAGTTCTTGAAATAGAAGACGAAGAAGGACTGAAATTTGACAATAAGTATTATCTTGCTCTAAGAACACAAAGTAAAAAGAAAATTTCTATTGTTTCTCTTAACTATCCTGAAAGACTAATAGCAGCTCTTTCTTTCCCCTATTTTGAAACGAAATGGATAAAAAAAACTTCGGAAATAAAAGAAGACTTTTTTATTGCTTCTTCTTATTCAGAAGAAGATTTATCTTCTTTACTTCTTAATCCAACTCCTGGAATTATTTCCTTAAGTGGAGAAAAAAACACTGTAATCTCTAATAAAATTCCCTGGAGAATCTCAACTATCGCAGAAACTCCTTTTGGAGAAATTCCAAAAATAAAATTTTTAGATGAAATTCCAATTAAATATAATTGTTTCATTAAAGCTGGGGAACCTTTATTTTATTTCAAAAACGGAGATCCCTTCATAACCAAGTTAAAAAATCATTTAATTCTTCCTTTTTCTTTAGAGGAAAATGACCTATCGTTACATCCAGTATTTATTCCTTTTCTTTTTAACCTAATTGGTTCACTTTCTGATGAAGTTTTTTATAAAAATATCTTTTTGGATGAACCAATTTTAATAAAAAGCTCCTTCCCCCTGGAAATTGTAACTCCTGACGGGAAAAGATATAGAATGCTTCAAAAAAGTGAGAACATTTACATTTTTAAAGAAACAAAAATATGTGGAATTTATAAGTTGAGCGATGGTTTCATGACAAAAGGATTAATAGCGGTAAACACCCATCCTTCTGAATCCAAAATTGAAACTCTCAAAGACGAAGAAATCAAATCCATCTTTGGAATAAGCAATCTTACAAATGGCTCTTTTTTATTTCTGGTTTTTGCTCTACTCTGTTTTATTCTCACTCTTTTTGTCGAAAAAAGAGATTAATTAAGAAAATTTTGTTTTTAAAAAATTGGCTTCTCTTTACCTTTAATAAGCCTTAAAATGTTCTCCCTGTGTGTAAAAAAAACCAAGATGGTAATAAAAATAGAGACAAAAAAAAGAGAAAGATGGAAAGGGCTTGCAAAAAAGAAATAAAAAAATGGAAAGCAAAATGCAGAACCAAGAGAACCAACAGAAACTCTCCTTGAGAAAACAAGAAGCAAAATCCAAACTCCAAAAGCCAAAAGAGCAGGAATAGGCATAAGAGCAACAACACCGCCAAATCCTGTAGCAACTCCTTTTCCTCCTTTAAAACGAAGAAAAGGTGTGGTCATATGGCCAAGAATTGAACCGAGAAGGGCAAGAAGACCTAAAAAAATAGAAATATTTGAAAAATAAACCACAGGTATAAAACCTTTTAAAAAATCAAGAACAAAAACAAAAATCCCTTCTTTTTTTCCTACAACTCTAAAAACATTGGTAGAACCTATGTTTCCACTACCAACTTTCCTTAAATCATACCCCTTAACCCTTCCCACAATATAACCAAAAGGAATACTTCCAAGAAAATAAGAAGAAAAAAAAGCAAAAATTTTCCACATATTACCTCCTTTTAAGTTTTATTGAAATTGGTATTCCTTCAAAGTCAATTTCTTTTCTTATTCTATTTATAAGATACTTTTTGTATTGATCATCAAAATCACCCTTATAATTCGTTTCCAAAACAATATTCCCACCCTTCTCTTTCACAGAATATAACTTAATTTTCTTAAAAATATTTGGTGGAGGATAATAACTAATGGCTTCTTCGATAACCCTCTTTAGTTCCGGATGTTTCTTTTTTAGCTTATCAGTAATAGAAAGGGCCAATGATAAAGACTTATCCACTCCTTCCATTGTTATAGAAGAAATACAAACTTTTGGAATCCAATTAAATACTGAAAGCTCCTTTTCATAATAAAGAATAACTTCTTTTCTTTTCTCCATTGGGACAAGATCAAATTTGGAAAGAAGGATCACAATGGGTCTCTCTCTCTCAATAGCCCACTTTATTATATTTTTATCCTGTTTTGAAACTTTAGAAGTAGAATCTATCAGAATAAGGACAACATCAGATTCTTCTATTGCCCTAATAGCTCTAAGAAAAGAATAATATTCTATCCCTTTCAACTTTGACTTTTTCTTTAATCCAGCGGTATCTACAAGAACTATGGGTCTACCTTTATATTCCAAGTAAGAATTTATACTATCTCTCGTTGTTCCTGGCTCTTCAGCTGTAATCACCTTCTGGTATCCCATTATCGCGTTTACATAAGTTGACTTTCCCGTGTTCGGTTTTCCTATAATACCTATTGTTGTCCCCCGAATTACCTCTCCTTCCTCACAATTCAAAAGAACCCATCTTAAAAGCTCATCAACTCCTTTACCATTTAAAGCAGAAATCCTAAAAGTTTCATCAAGAACCAACTCTCCAAATTCGGGAATCACATTAAGCCCTTCCCCTTTATCTATTTTGTTAACAACAAGAGCCTTCTTACCAGGAAATTTTCTCACATAACCTGCAATTTCTCTATCAAGGAATGAAATTCCTTCTTTTGCATCCACTAATAAAAGAATGATATCTGCCTCTTCCAAAGCAAAATTCACTTGCTCTCTCACTTGAGCCTCAAGAGGATCAGAAGAAAACTGAAGACCTCCTGTATCAATTAAAATTAAAGGTTTCCCCTCTTTTTCTACCACTCCATAAACTCTATCTCTAGTAACACCAGGCTGTTCATCCACTATTGAACGTTTCTCATTTAAAAGACGATTAAAAAGGGTAGACTTGCCAACATTTGGTTTTCCAATAATAGCGATAGTATTCATCTCAAATTTCCAAGTTGCACAACATCATAAGGAGCTACAATTATTTTCTTTTTGAGATTATTCTCTAAAATTGAAAGAGAACACCCATCTATAAA encodes the following:
- the der gene encoding ribosome biogenesis GTPase Der, whose product is MNTIAIIGKPNVGKSTLFNRLLNEKRSIVDEQPGVTRDRVYGVVEKEGKPLILIDTGGLQFSSDPLEAQVREQVNFALEEADIILLLVDAKEGISFLDREIAGYVRKFPGKKALVVNKIDKGEGLNVIPEFGELVLDETFRISALNGKGVDELLRWVLLNCEEGEVIRGTTIGIIGKPNTGKSTYVNAIMGYQKVITAEEPGTTRDSINSYLEYKGRPIVLVDTAGLKKKSKLKGIEYYSFLRAIRAIEESDVVLILIDSTSKVSKQDKNIIKWAIERERPIVILLSKFDLVPMEKRKEVILYYEKELSVFNWIPKVCISSITMEGVDKSLSLALSITDKLKKKHPELKRVIEEAISYYPPPNIFKKIKLYSVKEKGGNIVLETNYKGDFDDQYKKYLINRIRKEIDFEGIPISIKLKRR